The Oxyura jamaicensis isolate SHBP4307 breed ruddy duck chromosome 24, BPBGC_Ojam_1.0, whole genome shotgun sequence genome contains a region encoding:
- the LOC118178014 gene encoding uromodulin-like 1 produces MLPGSEPGVLLSESRQRRVLQQDGAVLSGTAVVSDEACGSGNYTVQMSLRPAAEASPELQGSAPPQDAFLASLAVRSSSSQPVLRVRSCCVTPSSSPGGPGAVCCLLPRLLSECRHIQVLQSSEPRAASFTIQLFQMLNHSVAYLHCELSVCLHGKPGCEQGCFDSVEPLPQPGDRNSPGQLRNLISFGPVLRTTDRFLYKPVEGADSAVLVPILLGSLTGFAVLGSAFISLWLHHRQKTKNLGCPQFGEIRGL; encoded by the exons ATGCTCCCGGGTTCGGAGCCTGGGGTGCTGCTGAGTGAATCCCGGCAGAGGAGGGTTTTGCAGCAGGACGGTGCCGTTCTCAGCGG GACCGCAGTTGTCAGCGACGAGGCCTGTGGCTCTGGCAACTACACGGTGCAGATGAGCCTGCGCCCTGCGGCAGAAGCAAGCCCggagctgcagggctcagcacctccccaggACGCCTTCCTGGCCTCCCTGGCGGtgcggagcagcagcagccagcccgtGCTGCGGGTCCGCTCCTGCTGCGTGACGCCGTCCAGCAGCCCGGGGGGCCCCGGCGCCgtgtgctgcctgctccccag GCTGCTATCTGAATGCAGACACATCCAGGTACTGCAGAGCAGCGAGCCCAGAGCTGCTAGCTTCACCATCCAGCTGTTCCAGATGCTGAACCACTCGGTGGCCTATTTGCACTGCGAGCTCAGTGTCTGTCTGCACGGCAAACCAGGCTGTGAACAG GGCTGCTTTGACAGCGTGGAGCCGCTTCCCCAGCCAGGTGACAGGAACAGCCCTGGGCAGCTGCGCAACCTGATCTCGTTTGGTCCAGTTCTGCGAACCACGGACAGGTTTCTCTATAAGCCTGTGGAAG GTGCTGATTCTGCCGTGCTGGTGCCCATTCTGCTGGGGTCCCTGACTGGCTTTGCTGTCCTGGGCAGTGCTTTCATCAGCCTTTGGTTGCATCACcgacagaaaacaaaaaacctagGTTGTCCACAGTTTGGAGAAATCCGCGGCCTGTGA
- the LOC118177858 gene encoding mucin-17-like — protein sequence MQEKFPIFILMASELLDLSGASRDEPHVSGAPGLGSPGGAQLRAESSPVPSEELPVTGGDSEEVNFHFQTAAVDPTSEMAADFIPVRTETAARATATLPKEVVRNLEGSDQLSALKPHAGDTFPNDLLSNVSSPTSAQGSQATTHPEQSERSVPGKAQTLPEAALSLTSSSAGLPQPTPTGGVHQDSRRVTAVSPIPVIKQTEAPSPKISPLTSTVNFHPPRKETATSPSPISVKMALVSAGVGRLPTLSPPTTKRPRDTSPQVQPDSRAAVTPAYGKRTRSVDAQVTTSAIPQKPASVGLDAAYFRVTQTTAVQFPPVFPLNQETASSEGRNTLTAVINGSRRTTLLPALQQLLQGNAQSSSLPMHPEALGHDELIPPPFQGPVNAADRPQPFSLSRTLNCTKHHAAHEANRSTQESTVPVLQRDADHQMMTSKPEKSRSSESPQASSNSPSLDQSQTSTLNLSQTTRELKGATSPVLPGAPTFEKAALPAVSASAAVHAALQPLATSVPSYVGLQPRGIPTSAARGLHVLTSSAAAAGSGSQVQGVSAHPGLQEAFAMRPQMSMVEDSKGQKSLPHQIDEAGSLPLTPQGNVVSSPSGLHEENQKASLDSSAPSASPIQHAGSLEAFVARLHPPHAQESPSSTTAARPEPAVPVVSEIPAHLAQALLQQLGASHDAATKNLSIFRTDQPKVLPSSLYLSFLLKNTDGMICLLPMQESPLPASFPNTSVGALASVQQILAASNSSLVDVANLQNGSPSSLILVKPVFILFPTARADLQMVPSPQGEDDHRSALSFTNKQGLTVVTNEHSRDIPETTSSLYPTRASLRPQTTLSTASDQRAEKAKVTSQPVLTKASYVAIPSSLPATAPAAALLLDLQLRTSTAAQAPHLRGLPEELQAAAAPSPVAPVPEVPSPGGTATQPPTSLGSPVLVPTQHSPHTAPTGFFKAEKPLSSSVTPLLSAVGLTGLLRPAQPLFPVAGAVGQVQHGTGLMLQTTTRGRGSVSPSSSAHAQCTECLSSTGTVQYPLKMSPSVVPLQSVSQSLLTTKSLRRLPSQVPFVPSAVSAFSAFPAGNDGRAGSTASSGVTPHAKAAPVTPTSIKPDLTKHLEFITVVPKPVVRTETPTPVPARTLLAAKVKTAASGELLVPSILPRMSPASQPSLVSAHVPLPSAVKRDQSGRAPSALSSPASGGENGKPTEGSTSGRKRGAGGFLGTSTSLPAVFSTKTEQPPAAALGSEAGVAPAQPSAAAQPVIALESEPKLAQTTSPSPLAVTSLSAAKNDYITTSVTQKRVFFLPTSALQSDPNMVFPTITIMSSSAKVPASGAKSEGVLLEGDTATASQVLSQAATSSAPQAQEEKVPLGASTEQEALHSSQHAATSTAKPLSVPASKVTSQPAALNKAAAEGAEMLLTGDLSPSPPTPGSPSHPAAQNLL from the exons ATGCAGGAGAAGTTTCCCATCTTTATCCTGATGGCATCTGAACTATTGGATTTATCTG GTGCCTCCAGAGACGAGCCTCACGTCAGTGGAGCACCAGGCCTGGGCTCTCCCGGAGGAGCCCAGCTGAGAGCCGAGAGCAGCCCGGTGCCCAGCGAGGAGCTCCCTGTTACAGGAGGTGACTCGGAGGAGgtgaatttccattttcagacTGCGGCGGTTGATCCTACCAGTGAAATGGCAGCTGACTTCATTCCTGTCCGCACAGAGACAGCTGCAAGAGCAACAGCCACACTGCCTAAGGAGGTGGTTAGAAACTTGGAGGGGTCTGATCAACTGTCTGCTTTAAAACCCCATGCTGGAGACACGTTTCCTAATGATCTCCTGAGTAATGTAAGCAGCCCCACCTCTGCACAAGGATCACAGGCCACCACCCATCCAGAGCAGTCAGAGAGGTCAGTGCCAGGCAAAGCACAAACCCTCCCTGAGGCTGCTCTCAGCCTGACCAGCTCCAGCgctgggctgccccagcccacTCCCACTGGGGGGGTGCACCAAGACTCTCGGAGGGTTACAGCTGTCTCTCCCATTCCTGTTATCAAGCAGACGGAGGCGCCAAGTCCTAAAATTTCTCCTCTGACTTCAACAGTAAATTTTCATCctccaagaaaagaaacagcaacatCTCCATCTCCCATCAGCGTTAAGATGGCTCTTGTAAGTGCAGGGGTGGGTCGGTTACCAACATTATCACCTCCCACTACCAAAAGGCCAAGGGACACAAGTCCCCAAGTCCAGcctgacagcagagctgctgtgacaCCTGCATATGGGAAGAGGACTCGGAGTGTGGATGCTCAAGTTACTACTTCTGCAATCCCCCAAAAGCCAGCTTCGGTGGGCCTTGATGCAGCCTATTTCAGAGTGACGCAGACAACTGCTGTTCAGTTTCCCCCAGTTTTTCCTCTGAACCAAGAAACAGCAAGCAGTGAAGGCAGAAACACACTAACAGCTGTAATAAATGGTTCTAGACGCACAACGCTGTtgcctgctctccagcagctcctgcaaggCAATGCACAGTCATCTTCATTACCGATGCATCCTGAGGCTCTAGGTCATGACGAATTGATTCCCCCTCCATTTCAAGGGCCCGTTAATGCAGCTGATAGACCACAGCCTTTCTCCTTGTCCCGGACCCTCAACTGTACTAAACACCATGCTGCACATGAAGCCAACAGGAGCACTCAGGAAAGCACAGTCCCAGTTTTACAAAGAGATGCTGATCACCAGATGATGACAAGTAAGCCTGAAAAATCCAGATCCTCTGAGAGCCCCCAGGCTTCTTCGAATTCACCTTCATTAGACCAGTCACAAACCTCCACATTAAACCTCTCCCAAACCACTAGAGAGCTAAAAGGAGCGACATCTCCGGTCCTTCCAGGTGCACCTACCTTTGAGAAGGCAGCCCTTCCAGCTGTAAGCGCCTCTGCTGCTGTTCACGCAGCACTTCAGCCTCTAGCTACATCTGTGCCTTCCTATGTTGGATTGCAGCCGAGGGGCATCCCCACCTCTGCTGCGAGAGGACTCCACGTCCTGACttcatcagctgctgctgctggttctgGGTCTCAGGTTCAAGGCGTTTCAGCCCATCCCGGACTTCAGGAAGCATTCGCCATGAGGCCGCAGATGAGCATGGTGGAAGATTCCAAGGGACAGAAAAGTCTTCCACATCAGATAGATGAGGCTGGTTCTCTTCCACTGACTCCACAAGGCAACGTGGTCTCCAGCCCCTCTGGACTGCATGAGGAGAACCAGAAAGCTTCTCTTGACAGCTCTGCCCCTTCAGCCTCCCCGATCCAGCATGCTGGCAGCCTGGAAGCTTTTGTTGCTAGACTGCACCCACCCCACGCACAGGAAAGCCCATCCAGCACAACAGCAGCACGTCCTGAGCCGGCGGTGCCCGTTGTTTCGGAGATCCCAGCACATCTGGcacaagcactgctgcagcagcttggTGCATCGCATGATGCAGCTACCAAAAACCTCAGCATTTTCAGAACTGATCAACCTAAAGTGCTCCCCTCATCACTGTATTTGTCCTTTCTGCTTAAGAATACCGATGGCATGATCTGCCTGCTCCCCATGCAAGAGTCCCCTTTGCCTGCAAGTTTCCCTAATACCAGTGTTGGGGCTCTGGCTTCTGTTCAACAAATCCTGGCAGCATCGAATTCTTCGTTAGTAGATgttgcaaacttgcaaaatggGAGTCCTTCTAGCTTAATTCTGGTTAAGCCTGTATTTATCCTTTTTCCCACGGCCAGAGCAGACTTACAGATGGTGCCCTCTCCTCAGGGTGAAGACGACCacagaagtgccctctcattCACAAACAAGCAAGGTCTGACCGTGGTTACCAACGAACACAGCCGTGACATCCCAGAGACAACTAGTTCCTTGTATCCCACTAGGGCGTCTCTGAGACCTCAAACTACTCTCTCCACTGCTTCTGACCAGCGAGCGGAGAAAGCAAAAGTAACTTCTCAGCCAGTGCTGACTAAGGCAAGTTACGTGGCCATCCCTAGTTCCCTTCCAGccactgccccagcagcagctctcttgCTGGACCTGCAGCTGAGGacgagcacagcagcacaggctcctcacctgcgggggctgcccgaggagctgcaggcagctgctgccccttcccctgtTGCTCCTGTCCCCGAGGTGCCTTCCCCCGGTGGTACAGCAACCCAGCCTCCCACCTCCCTGGGGTCACCAGTGCTGGTGcccacacagcacagcccccaTACTGCCCCCACAGggtttttcaaagctgaaaagcctctttcttcttctgtaacCCCTTTGCTGTCAGCAGTGGGACTCACGGGTCTTCTGAGGCCAGCCCAGCCTCTGTTCCCTGTGGCAGGGGCTGTGGGTCAGGTGCAGCACGGTACGGGACTGATGCTGCAGACCACCACCCGTGGCCGGGGCTCAGTGAGCCCATCTTCCTCTGCCCATGCACAGTGCACAGAGTGTTTGAGCTCAACTGGAACTGTACAATACCCATTAAAGATGTCCCCAAGCGTTGTGCCTTTGCAGTCCGTGTCACAAAGTCTGCTAACCACCAAGTCGCTCCGAAGGCTGCCGTCGCAAGTTCCATTTGTACCCAGTGCTGTGTCGGCTTTCTCAGCATTTCCAGCTGGAAATGATGGCAGGGCGGGCAGCACTGCCTCTTCTGGAGTCACCCCGCATGCTAAAGCAGCACCAGTCACCCCTACCTCTATAAAACCTGATCTCACCAAGCACTTGGAATTCATTACCGTCGTGCCCAAGCCCGTTGTCAGGACGGAGACCCCAACACCAGTACCAGCACGTACCCTATTGGCAGCGAAGGTCAAAACAGCAGCTTCTGGGGAACTGCTGGTGCCTAGCATCCTCCCGAGGATGTCCCCTGCGAGCCAGCCCTCCCTGGTGTCAGCCCACGTTCCCCTGCCATCCGCTGTGAAACGTGACCAAAGCGGTCGAGCACCTTCTGCATTGTCCTCACCAGCCAGCGGGGGAGAAAATGGGAAACCAACTGAAGGCAGCACcagtggaagaaaaaggggAGCTGGTGGGTTCTTGGGAACCAGCACGTCTCTGCCGGCCGTGTTTAGCACAAAGACAGAGCAGCCGCCCGCAGCAGCTCTCGGCAGTGAGGCTGGTGTAGCTCCAGCACAGCCGTCTGCGGCTGCACAGCCTGTGATTGCTCTTGAGAGCGAGCCTAAATTGGCACAGACCACATCGCCGTCTCCATTAGCAGTGACTTCTCTCTCTGCGGCTAAGAATGATTATATCACCACTTCAGTTACCCAAAAAAGAGTGTTTTTCCTGCCAACATCAGCTCTCCAGTCTGACCCGAACATGGTGTTTCCTACAATCACCATAATGAGCAGCTCAGCCAAGGTCCCTGCATCAGGGGCGAAGAGCGAGGGTGTGTTGCTGGAAGGGGACACAGCCACCGCCAGCCAGGTGCTCAGCCAGGCAGCCACGTCCTCAGCACCTCAGGCACAGGAGGAGAAGGTGCCCCTGGGAGCCAGCACGGAGCAGGAGGCTCTCCACTCCAGCCAGCACGCTGCTACATCTACAGCAAAACCACTTTCTGTACCTGCGAGTAAGGTTACCAGTCAGCCCGCTGCCTTAAataaagcagctgctgaaggtgCTGAGATGCTCCTAACCGGAGACCTGAGCCCATCGCCTCCAACCCCGGGGAGCCCCTCGCATCCTGCA gctcagaACCTGCTCTAA
- the ANKK1 gene encoding ankyrin repeat and protein kinase domain-containing protein 1 has product MTAEADPQLGSLTIFSKEDFEEDWVKVASGGFGCVYQVKHRRWRTVYAVKCSPYLLQDSSAERTSVNCLMEEATKMEKIKFQHIVTIYGVCNRPLGIVMEYMARGSLEKILPTHKMSWQLKFRVIHEMGLAMNFLHSMTPPLLHLDLKPGNILLDGNMHVKISDFGLSKWMEQSSRMQYIESSALRGTLSYIPPEMFLQNTKPPGIKYDVYSFGIVIWEVLMQKKPYAGANMMAIIVKVAAGKRPCLEPTSDDWPGECQQMVDLMKRCWDQDPKQRPSFTDIPVETDMLLSLIQSLVVDPENERLVRKMSHKPAISGSQQSDKEEFIFSQAPRSAETGKEEVRVPPSQGETESPEDILSEEICRVHDNGLTLLHVMVIQGDVDKVKFLLSCKANVNCQAVCGYTPLIVAVQRRSPEVCSVLIEHDADVNMPDEDGWTPLHFAAQNGDDRIVRLLLDHQAQVNAQEHDGWTPLHLASQNNFENVARVLLSRQADSNTQEVDGKTALHVAACFGHVSLVKLLASQGADLEKKQKNHRTPLHVAVERGKFRVVHYLLKNGASVNSLDQNHYSALHLAVARGKYLICEKLIKYGANVELRTDKGWTPLHLASFKGHIEIIHLLKDSHAKLNARGSMDWTPLHLATRYSEEPVVCELLRCGADPNIAEKSEWAPLHFAVQRGSFLTVINLLECRADVNAKNKVGWTPLHLAVLKGNMAIIKTLIKAGALLDVEDITGCTALQLAIRHQKENIITLLQGKDSLMNKSGNRTLGNDAKISRPRFVPRRTDL; this is encoded by the exons ATGACCGCGGAGGCAGACCCGCAGCTGGGCAGCTTAACCATCTTCAGCAAGGAGGATTTCGAAGAGGACTGGGTTAAGGTGGCCAGCGGAGGCTTTGGGTGCGTGTACCAAGTGAAGCACAGGAGGTGGAGGACGGTCTATGCGGTGAAATGCTCGCCGTACCTGCTGCAGGACTCCAGCGCGGAGAG aaccAGTGTGAACTGTCTAATGGAAGAGGCAACCAAGATGGAGAAAATCAAATTCCAGCACATTGTCACTATCTATGGGGTCTGCAACAGGCCTCTGGGCATAGTGATGGAATATATGGCCAGAGGGTCCTTGGAGAAAATCCTCCCCACTCACAAAATGTCCTGGCAGCTCAAATTCCGGGTTATCCACGAGATGGGCTTGGCGATGAATTTCTTGCACAGCATGACACCTCCTTTGCTTCACTTAGATCTAAAGCCAGGGAACATTCTCCTAGACGGGAACATGCATGTCAAG ATCTCAGACTTCGGGCTATCCAAATGGATGGAGCAGTCGAGCCGAATGCAATACATTGAAAGCTCTGCTCTGAGAGGCACTTTGAGCTACATCCCCCCCGAAATGTTCCTCCAGAACACCAAGCCCCCAGGAATCAAGTACGATGTGTACAG CTTCGGAATCGTCATTTGGGAGGTGCTTATGCAGAAGAAACCTTACGCAG GAGCCAACATGATGGCCATTATAGTCAAGGTTGCAGCAGGAAAGAGGCCGTGCCTGGAGCCCACCAGCGACGACTGGCCGGGGGAATGCCAGCAGATGGTAGACTTGATGAAGAGGTGCTGGGACCAGGACCCTAAGCAGCGGCCGAGCTTTACAG ATATCCCCGTGGAAACAGACATGCTGCTGTCCCTGATACAAAGCCTCGTCGTAGATCCAGAGAACGAGCGCCTTGTCAGGAAGATGTCCCACAAGCCTGCCATCTCGGGGAGCCAGCAG AGTGACAAAGAAGAGTTTATCTTCTCCCAAGCGCCCAGAAGTGCTG AAACGGGTAAAGAGGAGGTCCGTGTGCCACCTTCTCAGGGTGAGACCGAAAGTCCTGAGGACATCCTGTCCGAGGAGATCTGCAGAGTCCACGACAACGGCCTCACGCTGCTTCACGTCATGGTGATCCAGGGAGACGTGGACAAGGTGAAGTTTCTCCTGAGCTGTAAAGCCAACGTGAACTGCCAGGCAGTCTGTGGCTACACGCCGCTCATCGTGGCTGTTCAGAGGAGGTCCCCAGAGGTCTGCTCGGTGCTGATAGAGCACGATGCGGACGTCAACATGCCCGATGAGGATGGTTGGACGCCTCTTCACTTCGCAGCTCAGAATGGGGACGACAGAATTGTCCGCCTCCTGCTGGACCACCAGGCACAGGTAAATGCTCAGGAGCACGACGGGTGGACCCCCCTGCACTTGGCATCACAGAACAACTTTGAGAACGTGGCCCGAGTGCTGCTGTCGCGCCAGGCTGACTCCAACACCCAGGAGGTAGACGGGAAAACGGCCCTCCACGTGGCAGCTTGCTTTGGGCACGTCAGCTTGGTCAAACTCCTTGCCAGCCAAGGAGCAGACctggagaagaagcagaagaaccACAGGACGCCGCTTCACGTCGCGGTGGAGCGGGGGAAGTTCAGGGTCGTCCACTACTTGCTGAAGAACGGGGCCTCCGTCAACAGCCTGGATCAAAACCACTACAGCGCCCTGCACCTGGCCGTGGCCAGGGGGAAGTACCTCATCTGCGAGAAGCTCATCAAATACGGAGCCAACGTGGAGCTGAGGACAGACAAAGGCTGGACCCCGCTGCACCTGGCTTCTTTCAAAGGGCACATTGAAATCATCCACCTGCTGAAGGACAGCCACGCCAAGCTGAACGCCAGAGGAAGCATGGACTGGACGCCGCTTCACCTGGCCACTCGCTACAGCGAAGAGCCGGTGGTCTGCGAGCTGCTGAGATGTGGGGCAGACCCCAACATCGCCGAGAAGTCGGAGTGGGCCCCCCTGCACTTTGCAGTCCAGCGGGGCTCCTTTCTGACCGTCATCAACCTGCTGGAGTGCAGGGCAGATGTCAATGCTAAGAACAAAGTGGGCTGGACACCCTTGCACCTCGCTGTCCTCAAGGGCAATATGGCCATTATCAAGACCTTGATTAAGGCCGGTGCTCTGCTGGATGTGGAAGATATTACTGGCTGTACAGCCCTCCAGTTGGCAATTAGacatcagaaggaaaatatcatTACGCTGCTCCAAGGCAAGGACTCACTGATGAATAAATCAGGGAATAGGACTCTGGGGAATGATGCTAAGATTTCAAGGCCCAGATTTGTTCCAAGAAGGACAGATTTGTAG